The Agromyces hippuratus genome has a window encoding:
- a CDS encoding DUF1801 domain-containing protein, whose translation MTEASKLIAASPEVDRYLDGLPPELAGTLARLRDGIRGVAPAGTVENIKWNGPNYALDGVDRVTVGTDPRGKVRIVMHRGVKIVDSEGFSFDDDTGLVRWAAADRGVIALDPAEIDAHRDEIVALIERWLRLV comes from the coding sequence ATGACCGAGGCGTCGAAGCTGATCGCTGCGTCACCCGAAGTCGATCGGTATCTCGACGGTCTGCCGCCAGAGCTCGCGGGCACGCTCGCGCGACTCCGAGACGGCATCCGCGGCGTCGCGCCCGCCGGCACCGTCGAGAACATCAAGTGGAACGGCCCGAACTACGCGCTCGACGGCGTCGACCGAGTCACGGTCGGCACCGATCCACGCGGAAAGGTGCGCATCGTGATGCACCGGGGCGTGAAGATCGTCGATTCCGAGGGCTTCAGCTTCGACGACGACACCGGCCTCGTGCGCTGGGCGGCGGCCGACCGTGGAGTGATCGCTCTCGACCCGGCCGAGATCGACGCGCATCGCGACGAGATCGTCGCGCTCATCGAACGCTGGTTGCGGCTGGTGTGA
- a CDS encoding DUF3566 domain-containing protein, protein MSSVAEKLARKSNRKTPAKQVRLRLVYIDFWSAVKLSFLVAVCLAVVSIVATFLIYTVLNSTGIFGKINELVQDVAGTGGDLTSILSLGNVMGFAVVAALLNLVVTTALGAIIAVLYNLSVKITGGILVGFTNN, encoded by the coding sequence ATGAGTAGCGTCGCCGAGAAGTTGGCCCGCAAGTCCAACCGGAAGACCCCTGCCAAGCAGGTGCGCCTTCGCCTGGTCTACATCGACTTCTGGTCGGCGGTGAAGCTGTCGTTCCTCGTCGCGGTCTGCCTCGCGGTCGTCAGCATCGTCGCCACCTTCCTCATCTACACAGTGCTGAACTCGACCGGCATCTTCGGCAAGATCAACGAGCTCGTGCAGGATGTCGCGGGCACCGGGGGCGACCTCACGTCGATCCTGTCCCTCGGCAACGTCATGGGATTCGCGGTCGTCGCGGCGCTCCTGAACCTCGTGGTCACGACGGCGCTCGGCGCCATCATCGCCGTGCTCTACAACCTGAGCGTCAAGATCACGGGCGGCATCCTCGTCGGATTCACCAACAACTGA
- a CDS encoding rhomboid family intramembrane serine protease, whose product MREQRASAPRTKPAVLTRMRSAAGRGAPVVTYTLIGISVAVYLLQMIPGLGVTGAIRYAGLYSHPGYLEPWRMMTSVFAHGSILHLLLNMYTLWIFGQLLEGLLGRWRYLTLYLLAGLAGSVGVLWLAPPNMPVVGASGAIFGLMGAFLVIQRRLGGQSTQLFVLLGINLVIGFIPGMNVAWQAHLGGLAAGALIGFILVETRKRSQQRLQVWLLVAVGAVLVLLSLRYFLFPIA is encoded by the coding sequence ATGCGCGAGCAGCGCGCCAGCGCCCCGCGCACCAAGCCGGCCGTGCTGACGCGCATGCGATCGGCCGCCGGCCGTGGTGCACCCGTGGTCACGTATACCCTCATCGGAATCTCCGTGGCGGTGTACCTGCTGCAGATGATCCCCGGCCTCGGCGTCACGGGGGCGATCCGCTACGCGGGTCTCTATTCGCACCCGGGCTATCTCGAGCCCTGGCGCATGATGACGTCGGTGTTCGCGCACGGCAGCATCCTGCACCTGCTGCTCAACATGTACACCCTGTGGATCTTCGGGCAGCTGCTCGAAGGCCTGCTCGGCAGGTGGCGCTACCTCACGCTCTACCTGCTGGCCGGCCTCGCCGGCTCGGTGGGCGTGCTCTGGCTCGCACCGCCGAACATGCCCGTCGTCGGGGCATCCGGTGCCATCTTCGGACTCATGGGTGCGTTCCTCGTCATCCAACGCCGCCTCGGCGGGCAGTCGACGCAGCTGTTCGTGCTGCTCGGCATCAACCTCGTCATCGGGTTCATCCCCGGCATGAACGTGGCCTGGCAGGCGCACCTCGGCGGACTCGCCGCCGGCGCCCTCATCGGCTTCATCCTGGTCGAGACGCGCAAGCGGTCGCAGCAGCGCCTGCAGGTCTGGCTCCTGGTCGCCGTGGGCGCGGTGCTCGTGCTGCTGAGCCTGCGCTACTTCCTCTTCCCGATCGCCTGA
- a CDS encoding NUDIX hydrolase, whose amino-acid sequence MDIRIAAYGVIIREGRILLSHWNEHGRSGWTLPGGGIEGAEHPVVAARREIFEETGYEASVDRLLGIDTMVVPTSKRHSGAAPLYAMRVVYRASVVGGELRNEVDGSSDEARWFALDEVPRLKRVSLLDIALRLNAAEPADGVPPAGRE is encoded by the coding sequence ATGGACATCCGCATCGCTGCGTACGGGGTCATCATCCGCGAGGGTCGGATTCTGCTCTCGCACTGGAACGAGCACGGCCGCTCCGGCTGGACATTGCCCGGCGGCGGCATCGAGGGCGCCGAGCACCCGGTGGTGGCGGCTCGGCGGGAGATCTTCGAGGAGACGGGCTACGAGGCATCCGTCGACCGTCTGCTCGGCATCGACACCATGGTGGTGCCGACGTCGAAGCGTCACTCGGGGGCCGCACCGCTCTATGCGATGCGCGTCGTCTATCGGGCGAGCGTGGTCGGCGGTGAGCTCCGCAACGAGGTCGACGGCTCCAGCGACGAGGCGCGCTGGTTCGCGCTCGACGAGGTGCCGCGCCTGAAGCGCGTGAGCCTGCTCGACATCGCACTGCGGCTGAATGCGGCCGAGCCTGCCGATGGCGTGCCGCCGGCGGGTCGAGAGTAG
- the gyrA gene encoding DNA gyrase subunit A encodes MQRSYLDYAMSVIVGRALPDVRDGLKPVHRRVIYAMYDGGYRPDRAFSKCARVVGDVMGQFHPHGDTAIYDALVRLVQPWSLRYPLALGQGNFGSPGNDGAAAPRYTETKMAPLALEMVRDIEKETVDFQDNYDGRTQEPAILPARFPNLLVNGSVGIAVGMATNIPPHNLREVASGAQWYLEHPEASREELQEALIQRIKGPDFPTGAQILGVKGINDAYRTGRGSITMRAVVSVEELQGRTCLVITELPYQVNPDNLAIKIADLVKDGKVGGIADIRDETSGRTGQRLVIVLKRDAVAKVVLNNLYKHTQLQDNFGANMLAIVDGIPRTLSIDGFIAHWVDHQIEVIVRRTQYLLREAEARMHILRGYLKALDALDEVIALIRASATVDDARDGLKQLLEIDDIQADAILAMQLRRLAALERQKIIDEAESIQAEILDYQDILARPERQRTIVSTELAEIVAKYGDERRTHIMPGFDGDMSVEDLIPEEEMVVTVTRGGYVKRTRSDNYRSQHRGGKGVKGAQLRADDVVEHFFVTTTHHWLLFFTNMGRVYRAKAYEIQEAGRDAKGQHVANLLEMQPDEQIAEILDIRDYNVAQYLVLATREGLVKKTELTAYDTNRSRGVIAINLREGDELVSAMLADEHDEILLVSKKGMSLRFAATDEALRPMGRSTSGVKGMSFRPGDQLLEASVVAASLTDGDEADEAEASAGDDARYVFVVTEGGYAKRTAVDQYRLQNRGGLGIKVAKLNEDRGDLAGALIVGRDDEVLVVLASGKVVRSDVAEVPAKGRDTMGVVFAKFANDDRIIAIAKNSERNLVEEAAESEAAEPAREE; translated from the coding sequence ATGCAGCGCTCGTACCTCGACTACGCGATGAGCGTCATCGTCGGGCGCGCGCTGCCCGACGTCCGCGACGGCCTGAAGCCGGTGCATCGCCGCGTCATCTACGCGATGTACGACGGCGGCTACCGCCCCGACCGGGCGTTCTCGAAGTGCGCCCGCGTCGTCGGCGACGTCATGGGCCAGTTCCACCCGCACGGCGACACGGCGATCTACGACGCCCTTGTTCGCCTCGTGCAGCCGTGGAGCCTGCGCTACCCGTTGGCGCTCGGCCAGGGCAACTTCGGCTCGCCGGGCAACGACGGCGCGGCCGCTCCGCGATACACCGAGACGAAGATGGCTCCGCTCGCACTCGAGATGGTGCGGGACATCGAGAAGGAGACCGTCGACTTCCAGGACAACTACGACGGTCGCACGCAGGAACCGGCGATCCTGCCGGCGCGCTTCCCGAACCTGCTCGTCAACGGCTCGGTCGGCATCGCGGTCGGCATGGCGACGAACATCCCGCCGCACAACCTGCGCGAAGTGGCATCCGGTGCCCAGTGGTACCTCGAGCACCCCGAGGCCTCGCGCGAGGAGCTGCAGGAGGCGCTGATCCAGCGCATCAAGGGCCCCGACTTCCCGACCGGCGCGCAGATCCTCGGCGTCAAGGGCATCAACGACGCGTACCGCACTGGCCGCGGCTCCATCACGATGCGCGCGGTCGTCTCGGTCGAGGAGCTGCAGGGACGCACCTGCCTCGTCATCACCGAGCTGCCCTACCAGGTCAACCCCGACAACCTCGCGATCAAGATCGCCGACCTCGTGAAGGACGGCAAGGTCGGCGGCATCGCCGACATCCGCGACGAGACCTCGGGCCGTACCGGCCAGCGGCTCGTCATCGTGCTGAAGCGCGATGCGGTCGCGAAGGTCGTGCTGAACAACCTGTACAAGCACACCCAACTGCAGGACAACTTCGGCGCGAACATGCTCGCGATCGTCGACGGCATTCCCCGCACGCTCTCGATCGATGGATTCATCGCGCACTGGGTCGACCACCAGATCGAAGTGATCGTGCGTCGCACGCAGTACCTGCTGCGCGAGGCCGAGGCCCGCATGCACATCCTGCGCGGTTACCTCAAGGCGCTCGACGCGCTCGACGAGGTCATCGCGTTGATCCGTGCCTCGGCGACCGTCGACGATGCCCGCGATGGGCTGAAGCAGCTGCTCGAGATCGACGACATCCAGGCCGACGCCATCCTCGCGATGCAGTTGCGTCGACTGGCGGCGCTCGAGCGTCAGAAGATCATCGACGAGGCCGAGTCCATCCAGGCCGAGATCCTCGACTACCAGGACATCCTGGCCCGGCCCGAACGCCAGCGCACGATCGTCTCCACCGAGCTCGCCGAGATCGTGGCGAAGTACGGCGACGAGCGTCGCACGCACATCATGCCGGGCTTCGACGGCGACATGTCGGTCGAAGACCTCATCCCCGAAGAGGAGATGGTGGTCACGGTCACGCGCGGCGGCTACGTCAAGCGCACGCGCAGCGACAACTACCGCTCGCAGCACCGCGGCGGCAAGGGCGTCAAGGGCGCGCAGTTGCGCGCCGACGACGTCGTCGAGCACTTCTTCGTCACCACGACGCACCACTGGCTGCTGTTCTTCACGAACATGGGCCGCGTCTACCGGGCGAAGGCGTACGAGATCCAGGAGGCCGGCCGCGACGCGAAGGGCCAGCACGTCGCGAACCTGCTCGAGATGCAGCCCGACGAGCAGATCGCCGAGATCCTCGACATCCGCGACTACAACGTCGCCCAGTACCTCGTGCTGGCCACGCGCGAGGGCCTCGTCAAGAAGACGGAGCTGACCGCGTACGACACCAACCGCTCGCGCGGCGTCATCGCGATCAACCTGCGCGAGGGCGATGAGCTCGTCTCGGCGATGCTCGCGGACGAGCACGACGAGATCCTCCTCGTCTCGAAGAAGGGCATGTCCCTGCGCTTCGCGGCGACCGATGAAGCGCTGCGGCCGATGGGTCGCTCGACCTCGGGCGTGAAGGGCATGTCGTTCCGACCGGGCGACCAGTTGCTCGAGGCATCCGTCGTCGCTGCTTCGCTCACCGACGGTGACGAGGCCGATGAGGCGGAGGCGAGCGCAGGAGACGACGCCAGGTACGTCTTCGTGGTGACCGAGGGCGGCTACGCCAAGCGCACCGCGGTCGACCAGTATCGCCTGCAGAACCGAGGCGGACTCGGCATCAAGGTCGCCAAGCTGAACGAAGATCGAGGCGACCTCGCGGGCGCCCTGATCGTCGGTCGTGACGACGAGGTGCTTGTGGTTCTTGCCAGCGGCAAGGTGGTACGCTCTGACGTCGCCGAGGTTCCCGCCAAGGGCAGGGACACGATGGGCGTCGTGTTCGCGAAGTTCGCGAACGACGACCGGATCATCGCCATCGCGAAGAATTCCGAACGGAATCTCGTGGAGGAGGCCGCAGAGTCCGAAGCGGCCGAGCCCGCGCGAGAGGAGTAA
- the gyrB gene encoding DNA topoisomerase (ATP-hydrolyzing) subunit B, producing the protein MTAEPTKPQQTPAYGADEIQVLEGLEAVRKRPGMYIGSTGPRGLHHLVSEIVDNSVDEALAGHATTIDVTILPDGGVRVIDDGRGIPVDIHKTEGRSTVEVVLTVLHAGGKFGGGGYAVSGGLHGVGSSVVNALSTKLDVEVRRQGHVWRQSFTVGVPDAPLSQDEASDETGTTITFWPSPDIFETVEFDYETLRSRFQQMAFLNKGLRITLTDERSGHVEIDPEDTAASEADDATPGPRTDTFLYERGLVDYVEYLNRSKKSDLVNEEIISFESEDTDRKIALEVAMQWTTSYTESVHTYANTINTHEGGTHEEGFRAALTTLVNKYAREKGIIKEKDDNLSGDDVREGLTAVISVKLSEPQFEGQTKTKLGNTEAKSFVQKVTSDQLGDWFERNPTVARDIIRKAIQAATARIAARKAREATRRKGLLESGGMPGKLKDCSSKDPSVSEIFIVEGDSAGGSAVQGRNPETQAILPLRGKILNVEKARLDRALANNEVQAMITAFGAGIGEDFNTEKARYHKIVLMADADVDGQHITTLLLTLLFRYMRPLIELGYVYLAQPPLYRLKWTNSDHEYVYSDKERDALLAAGVAAGKRIPKDNGVQRYKGLGEMNHQELWETTMNPETRTLLQVTMDDAAAADEIFSTLMGEDVESRRNFIQKNAKDVRFLDI; encoded by the coding sequence ATGACAGCGGAACCGACGAAGCCCCAGCAGACACCGGCTTACGGTGCTGATGAGATCCAGGTACTCGAGGGGCTCGAAGCGGTTCGCAAGCGGCCGGGTATGTACATCGGCTCGACGGGCCCACGAGGCCTGCACCATCTCGTCTCCGAGATCGTCGACAACTCGGTCGATGAAGCGCTTGCGGGCCATGCCACCACCATCGACGTGACGATCCTGCCCGACGGCGGTGTGCGCGTCATCGACGACGGCCGCGGCATCCCGGTCGACATCCACAAGACCGAAGGCCGTTCGACGGTCGAGGTCGTGCTCACCGTGCTGCACGCCGGCGGCAAGTTCGGCGGCGGCGGCTACGCCGTCTCGGGCGGGCTGCACGGCGTCGGGTCATCCGTCGTCAACGCGCTCTCGACCAAGCTCGACGTCGAGGTGCGCCGCCAGGGCCACGTCTGGCGCCAGTCGTTCACCGTCGGCGTTCCCGACGCCCCGCTCTCGCAAGACGAGGCGAGCGACGAGACCGGCACGACGATCACGTTCTGGCCGAGCCCCGACATCTTCGAGACCGTCGAGTTCGACTACGAGACGCTCCGCAGCCGCTTCCAGCAGATGGCCTTCCTCAACAAGGGCCTGCGCATCACGCTCACCGACGAGCGCAGCGGCCACGTCGAGATCGACCCCGAAGACACGGCGGCGAGCGAAGCGGATGACGCGACTCCCGGTCCTCGCACCGACACCTTCCTCTACGAGCGCGGCCTCGTCGACTACGTCGAGTACCTCAACCGCTCGAAGAAGTCCGACCTCGTGAACGAGGAGATCATCTCCTTCGAGTCGGAAGACACCGATCGCAAGATCGCGCTCGAGGTCGCGATGCAGTGGACGACGTCGTACACCGAGTCGGTGCACACGTACGCCAACACGATCAACACCCACGAGGGCGGCACGCACGAAGAGGGCTTCCGTGCGGCGCTCACGACCCTCGTCAACAAGTACGCCCGCGAGAAGGGCATCATCAAGGAGAAGGACGACAACCTCTCCGGCGACGATGTGCGCGAGGGGCTCACCGCGGTCATCTCGGTGAAGCTCTCCGAGCCGCAGTTCGAGGGCCAGACGAAGACCAAGCTCGGCAACACCGAGGCGAAGTCGTTCGTGCAGAAGGTCACCTCCGACCAGCTCGGCGACTGGTTCGAGCGCAACCCCACGGTCGCGCGCGACATCATCCGCAAGGCGATCCAGGCCGCCACCGCCCGCATCGCGGCGCGCAAGGCGCGTGAGGCGACCCGACGCAAGGGCCTGCTCGAATCGGGCGGCATGCCGGGCAAACTCAAGGACTGCTCGTCGAAGGACCCGTCCGTCTCCGAGATCTTCATCGTCGAGGGCGACTCGGCCGGCGGCTCCGCCGTGCAGGGCCGCAACCCCGAGACGCAGGCGATCCTGCCGCTGCGCGGCAAGATCCTGAACGTCGAGAAGGCCCGCCTCGATCGCGCCCTCGCCAACAACGAGGTGCAGGCGATGATCACGGCGTTCGGCGCCGGCATCGGTGAGGACTTCAACACCGAGAAGGCGCGCTATCACAAGATCGTGCTGATGGCCGATGCCGATGTCGACGGCCAGCACATCACGACCCTGCTGCTCACGCTGCTGTTCCGCTACATGCGCCCGCTCATCGAGCTCGGCTACGTGTATCTCGCGCAGCCGCCGCTCTACCGCCTGAAGTGGACCAACTCCGACCACGAGTACGTCTACTCCGACAAGGAGCGCGATGCGCTGCTCGCCGCCGGCGTCGCCGCCGGCAAGCGCATCCCGAAGGACAATGGCGTGCAGCGCTACAAGGGTCTCGGTGAGATGAACCACCAGGAGCTGTGGGAGACCACGATGAACCCCGAGACCCGCACCCTGCTGCAGGTCACCATGGACGACGCGGCCGCCGCCGACGAGATCTTCTCCACCCTGATGGGCGAAGACGTCGAGAGCCGCCGCAACTTCATCCAGAAGAACGCGAAGGACGTGCGTTTCCTTGACATCTGA
- the recF gene encoding DNA replication/repair protein RecF (All proteins in this family for which functions are known are DNA-binding proteins that assist the filamentation of RecA onto DNA for the initiation of recombination or recombinational repair.) has protein sequence MHVARLSLTDYRNYARAELELGPGATVLVGRNGQGKTNLVEAIGYLATLGSHRVSGDQALIRAGADAAIVRALLSHGDRELLVELQLNRQGANRAQLNRSPVKTRELPRYAHSVLFAPEDLAIVRGEPSVRRRMLDELLIQRTPRLSGVMADYERVLKQRNSLLKSARARGLAVDKLTTLDIWDERLVVLGSELIDQRLALVDELREPLAAAYRAIVDADHGPGMTPLLSIDGADPDADVEQAVGSTASTVGTRDRFAEALRVLRPKELERGVTLVGPHRDDVVLLLNGLPAKGYASHGESWSFALALRLASAELLRRDSMTGDPVLVLDDVFAELDRLRRERLAHAIAGFEQVLVTAAVLEDVPAPLTARIVHIAAGRIVDGEGELAASASPIEVETEAAGEVEAAAEAQPEPETKTEAADV, from the coding sequence GTGCATGTCGCCCGGCTCTCGCTGACCGACTACCGCAACTACGCGCGTGCCGAGCTCGAACTCGGCCCCGGTGCGACCGTGCTGGTCGGGCGCAACGGCCAGGGCAAGACCAACCTCGTCGAGGCGATCGGCTACCTCGCCACGCTCGGGTCGCACCGGGTCTCGGGCGATCAGGCGCTCATCAGGGCGGGCGCCGATGCCGCGATCGTGCGGGCACTGCTCTCGCACGGCGATCGCGAGCTGCTCGTCGAGCTGCAACTCAATCGCCAGGGCGCCAATCGCGCTCAGCTCAACCGCTCGCCCGTGAAGACCCGTGAGCTGCCGCGGTATGCGCACAGCGTGCTCTTCGCGCCCGAAGATCTCGCGATCGTGCGTGGCGAGCCCTCGGTGCGCCGACGCATGCTCGACGAACTGCTCATCCAGCGCACCCCGAGACTCTCCGGCGTCATGGCCGACTATGAGCGAGTGCTCAAGCAGCGCAACTCGCTGCTGAAGAGCGCGCGAGCGCGCGGCCTCGCGGTCGACAAGCTGACCACGCTCGATATCTGGGACGAACGCCTCGTCGTGCTCGGATCCGAGCTCATCGATCAGCGTCTCGCGCTCGTCGACGAGCTCCGCGAGCCCCTGGCCGCGGCGTACCGCGCCATCGTCGACGCCGATCACGGGCCGGGCATGACTCCGCTGCTCTCGATCGACGGTGCCGACCCCGATGCCGACGTCGAGCAGGCGGTCGGCTCGACCGCGTCGACGGTCGGCACCCGCGATCGCTTCGCCGAAGCACTGCGCGTGCTCCGCCCGAAGGAGCTCGAGCGGGGCGTCACCCTCGTCGGCCCGCACCGCGACGACGTGGTGCTCCTTCTCAACGGGCTGCCGGCCAAGGGCTACGCGAGCCACGGCGAATCCTGGTCGTTCGCGCTCGCGCTTCGCCTCGCCTCGGCAGAACTCCTGCGGCGCGACTCGATGACCGGCGACCCCGTGCTCGTGCTCGACGACGTGTTCGCCGAGCTCGATCGGCTGCGGCGCGAGCGACTGGCCCACGCGATCGCGGGCTTCGAGCAGGTGCTCGTGACGGCCGCGGTGCTCGAAGACGTGCCGGCCCCGCTCACCGCCCGCATCGTGCACATCGCCGCCGGCCGCATCGTCGACGGCGAGGGCGAGCTCGCAGCATCAGCGTCGCCGATCGAGGTCGAGACAGAAGCTGCAGGCGAGGTCGAAGCTGCAGCCGAGGCCCAGCCCGAACCCGAGACGAAGACCGAGGCCGCCGATGTCTGA
- the dnaN gene encoding DNA polymerase III subunit beta: MKFQVNRDVFSEAVSFAVKLLPQRTTLPILSGVLIQANDDGLVLSSFDYEVSSQTEIQADVEEPGTVLVSGRLLAEIAGRLPNAPVRVSTEESRISVSCGSASFTLLSMPVEEYPSIPEIGEQSGVVPAEEFAAAVAQVAVAASRDDVTPVITGVQLEVRENNLSLVATDRYRVAVRELDWDGGGVASEESVTALVPARTLQEVGKTFGHSGTISVSITSRDDRELIAFSAEKKTVTSLLIKGNFPPVRRLFPETVDNYAVVNTAELIEATRRVALVLEREAALRYSFTADGLTLEAIGSEQAQASESIDAILTGDDTVVSLKPQFLLDGLGAVHSEFVRVSFTKTENPNKPGPVLITSQSSREQAGADSYRYLLQPNLLLR, from the coding sequence GTGAAGTTCCAGGTCAACCGCGACGTCTTCAGTGAGGCCGTTTCCTTCGCCGTCAAACTGCTGCCTCAGCGCACCACGCTGCCGATCCTCTCGGGCGTGTTGATCCAGGCGAACGACGACGGCCTCGTGCTCTCCTCGTTCGACTACGAGGTCTCCTCGCAGACCGAGATCCAGGCCGACGTCGAGGAGCCCGGCACCGTGCTCGTCTCGGGCCGACTCCTCGCCGAGATCGCCGGCCGCCTGCCGAACGCTCCCGTGCGCGTGTCGACCGAAGAGAGCCGCATCTCGGTGAGCTGCGGCTCGGCGAGCTTCACCCTGCTGTCCATGCCGGTCGAGGAGTACCCCTCCATTCCCGAGATCGGCGAGCAGTCGGGCGTCGTGCCCGCTGAGGAGTTCGCCGCGGCCGTCGCACAGGTCGCCGTCGCCGCTTCGCGCGACGACGTGACTCCGGTCATCACCGGCGTGCAGCTCGAGGTGCGCGAGAACAACCTCAGCCTGGTCGCCACCGACCGCTACCGTGTCGCCGTGCGCGAACTCGACTGGGACGGCGGGGGAGTCGCGAGCGAGGAGTCCGTCACGGCACTCGTGCCGGCGCGCACCCTGCAGGAAGTGGGCAAGACCTTCGGCCACTCGGGCACGATCTCGGTCTCGATCACGAGCCGCGACGACCGCGAGCTCATCGCGTTCAGCGCCGAGAAGAAGACGGTGACGTCGCTCCTCATCAAGGGCAACTTCCCGCCCGTGCGCCGACTCTTTCCCGAGACGGTCGACAACTACGCGGTGGTCAACACGGCAGAGCTCATCGAGGCGACCCGTCGTGTCGCCCTGGTGCTCGAGCGCGAGGCGGCGCTCCGCTACAGCTTCACCGCCGACGGCCTGACCCTCGAGGCGATCGGCAGCGAGCAGGCCCAGGCATCCGAGTCGATCGACGCGATCCTCACGGGCGACGACACGGTCGTCTCGCTGAAGCCGCAGTTCCTGCTCGACGGTCTCGGTGCCGTGCATTCGGAATTCGTGCGCGTCTCGTTCACGAAGACCGAGAACCCCAACAAGCCGGGCCCTGTGCTCATCACGAGCCAGTCCTCGCGCGAGCAGGCCGGCGCCGACAGCTACCGCTACCTGCTGCAGCCGAACCTGCTGCTGCGCTAG
- a CDS encoding DUF721 domain-containing protein, with translation MSEASRVYQHFREIFGGEPRTRTGRPGRVRTREASGSEPFSPGRDPKPLGDTIDSLSAQLGWSGPLSQHDVLASWAEIAGEETARHTEPIAIEGGVLQVRCESTAWATQLRMMRTQLVTEITTRFPGAGVDTIRFQGPDAPTWKKGPRSVPGRGPRDTYG, from the coding sequence ATGTCTGAGGCCTCCCGCGTCTACCAGCACTTCCGTGAGATCTTCGGCGGCGAGCCACGCACGCGCACCGGGCGTCCGGGCAGGGTCCGCACTCGCGAGGCGTCCGGCAGCGAGCCGTTCAGTCCCGGTCGCGACCCGAAGCCGCTCGGCGACACCATCGACTCCCTCAGCGCGCAGCTCGGCTGGAGCGGTCCGCTGTCTCAGCACGACGTGCTCGCGTCGTGGGCCGAGATCGCCGGTGAGGAGACCGCGCGGCACACCGAACCCATCGCGATCGAGGGCGGCGTGCTCCAGGTGCGCTGCGAGTCGACCGCATGGGCCACGCAGCTCCGCATGATGCGCACCCAACTCGTCACCGAGATCACGACGAGATTCCCCGGAGCCGGCGTCGACACGATCCGCTTTCAGGGGCCGGATGCCCCCACCTGGAAAAAGGGTCCCAGATCGGTTCCAGGGCGTGGTCCGCGCGATACCTACGGCTAG
- a CDS encoding peptidylprolyl isomerase, with product MPIPTAVATLNTNHGPIKVDLYGDHAPKTVKNFVGLATGEIEWTHPATGEKSTAPLYDGVIFHRIIPGFMIQGGDPLGQGVGGPGYQFDDEINSELDFTEPYVLAMANAGIQMGRGTNGSQFFITVGPTTWLQGKHSIFGKVTDPASQAVVDKLAAVATDGRDKPLEDIVIESVTVEQV from the coding sequence ATGCCGATTCCTACCGCAGTCGCGACGCTCAACACCAACCACGGACCGATCAAGGTCGACCTCTACGGCGACCACGCCCCGAAGACGGTCAAGAACTTCGTCGGCCTCGCCACGGGCGAGATCGAGTGGACCCACCCCGCAACCGGTGAGAAGTCCACCGCGCCCCTCTACGACGGCGTCATCTTCCACCGCATCATCCCCGGCTTCATGATCCAGGGCGGCGACCCGCTCGGACAGGGCGTCGGCGGCCCCGGCTACCAGTTCGACGACGAGATCAACTCCGAGCTCGACTTCACCGAGCCCTACGTGCTCGCGATGGCCAACGCCGGCATCCAGATGGGCCGTGGAACCAACGGCTCGCAGTTCTTCATCACCGTCGGCCCCACCACGTGGCTGCAGGGCAAGCACTCCATCTTCGGCAAGGTGACCGACCCCGCGAGCCAGGCCGTCGTCGACAAGCTCGCCGCCGTGGCGACCGATGGTCGCGACAAGCCGCTCGAGGACATCGTCATCGAGAGCGTCACCGTCGAGCAGGTCTGA
- a CDS encoding cell division protein CrgA, whose translation MARTKSSKPARAEQASGEEAPNPVWFKPVMFGFMLVGLAWIIVFYVSQGAYPIASLESWNILIGFGIAFIGFLMTTRWR comes from the coding sequence ATGGCACGTACGAAATCATCGAAGCCCGCGCGCGCAGAACAGGCGAGCGGCGAAGAGGCTCCGAACCCGGTGTGGTTCAAGCCCGTCATGTTCGGCTTCATGCTCGTCGGGCTGGCCTGGATCATCGTGTTCTACGTGAGCCAGGGTGCGTACCCGATCGCCAGCCTCGAATCGTGGAACATCCTGATCGGCTTCGGCATCGCCTTCATCGGCTTCCTCATGACCACCCGCTGGCGCTAG